From Argopecten irradians isolate NY chromosome 12, Ai_NY, whole genome shotgun sequence, one genomic window encodes:
- the LOC138336404 gene encoding uncharacterized protein, whose product MAKQDSSRDLHTSNISSTVSTVSVLPTIAGTNSVMSAVSNVTMGTYLPQQPQGNSKRTITGSERRRFSPGYAAVSLALAIISNPVFGILAVLAYQRATRYGKDKKDMDNAKYLALSFSLGIIGASITSLTLVVVFVHTTHEDKVLLVQSDKAIKSNKASNVSKELGSLFEKMVFDKVKAEQQRQKESRYRPSSSKCVRLVDVACETKPFSYNESAVNIYNQSAENDYDDGAENNRVTKINMEGVSDLMMGKSNLTSLLELNIEGVNKTSNGIKQDSKIARSFEDTIKGGSRDKSPGRRKRNRTKRELNACQQLQQLLKETSIKVRMKMKDPFSGWIPVVVEISDHTNCVVVDKV is encoded by the exons ATGGCGAAGCAGGATTCCAGTCGAGATCTCCATACCTCTAATA TATCATCAACTGTTTCTACCGTCTCAGTTTTACCGACAATAGCTGGTACCAATAGCGTTATGTCAGCGGTGAGCAATGTTACCATGGGGACATACTTACCACAACAACCGCAAGGAAATTCTAAACGCACCATCACTGGATCAGAACG TCGACGATTTTCCCCGGGGTACGCCGCAGTGTCTTTGGCGTTGGCGATTATTTCCAATCCCGTATTCGGCATTTTAGCAGTACTTGCATATCAGAGAGCAACGCGCTATGGAAAAGATAAGAAAGACATGGATAATGCAAAGTACCTGGCCTTAAGTTTCAGTCTCGGAATTATTGGGGCGTCCATTACTTCACTGACTTTAGTGGTTGTATTTGTCCATACAACACACGAGGACAAAGTGTTGCTTGTTCAGTCCGACAAAGCTATAAAGTCGAACAAGGCATCAAACGTAAGCAAAGAGCTTGGGTCTCTATTTGAGAAGATGGTGTTTGATAAAGTGAAAGCGGAGCAACAGCGACAAAAAGAATCCCGATATAGACCATCTTCATCAAAGTGTGTTCGGCTTGTGGATGTTGCATGTGAAACAAAACCATTTTCTTATAATGAGAGTGCTGTTAATATCTATAATCAGAGTGCTGAAAATGACTATGATGACGGTGCTGAAAATAACAGGGTGACAAAAATTAACATGGAAGGCGTTTCGGATCTCATGATGGGGAAAAGTAATCTAACATCTTTATTGGAATTAAACATAGAAGGAGTCAATAAAACGAGTAACGGGATCAAGCAGGATTCTAAAATTGCAAGAAGTTTCGAGGACACTATCAAAGGCGGATCCAGAGATAAATCGCCTGGGAGAAGAAAGCGAAACAGAACAAAAAGAGAACTTAACGCATGTCAACAACTACAGCAGCTGCTGAAG gaaACATCGATAAAAGTGCGAATGAAGATGAAGGATCCGTTTTCTGGATGGATCCCGGTGGTTGTTGAAATCAGTGATCATACAAACTGTGTTGTTGTCGATAAGGTTTAG